One stretch of Schlesneria sp. DSM 10557 DNA includes these proteins:
- a CDS encoding sensor histidine kinase, with protein sequence MKTNFYKSLFVQALIPVFWVLALYISMNILTTYYVVWIERSNQRVFVENVVPVRAAEELKVVIWRMVAECPSNREDLPRFRERWENSKYQIAKERNRLKASQHVEGNQEVLQALEGPLNAYLDIFRGLFEVRESTNTFDPNLNASIRPQAIELAHQITVNANDIIRVNQHATDMYKEQRRRVTNTILWFRSGILLVGPLLGIFLGWRLSRRLNQSISRIAVTLHDASSKSDSNIGTIDINASTDFQEVQQKAEQFAFRMRQVSRDLQAARREVLQSERLAAVGELAAGVAHEIRNPLTSVKLLLQHAIRQASGPKLDESKLRLILEEIGRMESTIQGLLDFARPPQLNCVLHDLAQTLQRALNLVSARARQQGIEIIVRPCEVPLMVDGDTEKLHQVLVNLLINAIEAMPDGGQLTIEARIVERTHCRLSGEMVVELGNCGTRMAQIVVKDTGEGISPDVLPRLFEPFATTKDRGTGLGLAVSHRIAEEHHGTISARNGETGGAQFTLCIPIIEFEVSGPSSRRTDHEMATS encoded by the coding sequence ATGAAGACTAACTTCTACAAATCCCTTTTTGTCCAGGCGCTGATTCCCGTCTTCTGGGTGCTCGCGCTGTACATTTCGATGAACATTTTGACAACATACTACGTTGTCTGGATCGAACGATCCAATCAACGCGTATTCGTCGAGAATGTAGTTCCCGTTCGCGCTGCCGAAGAATTGAAGGTTGTGATCTGGCGAATGGTGGCTGAGTGCCCTTCGAACCGGGAAGATCTGCCCAGGTTCCGAGAGCGCTGGGAGAACTCCAAGTACCAGATTGCCAAGGAACGCAATCGTCTGAAGGCATCGCAGCATGTTGAAGGGAATCAGGAGGTCCTGCAGGCTCTTGAAGGGCCACTGAATGCCTATCTGGACATTTTCAGGGGGCTGTTCGAGGTCAGGGAATCGACAAACACCTTCGATCCAAACCTGAATGCATCCATCCGCCCTCAGGCGATTGAGCTGGCACATCAAATTACGGTCAATGCCAATGACATCATCCGCGTGAATCAGCATGCGACGGACATGTATAAAGAACAGCGGCGCCGCGTGACGAATACGATTCTGTGGTTCCGTTCGGGAATTCTGCTGGTCGGACCATTACTGGGCATTTTTCTTGGTTGGCGCCTCTCACGGCGTTTGAACCAATCGATCTCCAGAATCGCAGTGACCCTACATGATGCTTCGTCGAAGAGCGACAGCAACATTGGCACGATTGATATCAACGCATCAACCGATTTTCAGGAAGTTCAGCAGAAGGCAGAGCAATTTGCTTTTCGAATGCGCCAAGTCAGCCGTGACCTTCAGGCCGCGCGACGCGAGGTTCTTCAATCCGAGCGACTCGCTGCGGTCGGTGAACTTGCGGCGGGGGTGGCCCATGAAATTCGAAATCCGCTGACATCGGTCAAGCTTCTGCTGCAGCATGCCATTCGGCAGGCTTCGGGGCCCAAGCTGGACGAAAGTAAGCTGCGGTTGATTCTGGAAGAAATTGGTCGGATGGAATCGACGATTCAGGGGTTGCTCGACTTCGCCCGTCCTCCGCAGCTCAATTGTGTCCTGCATGACCTGGCCCAGACACTACAGCGAGCCTTAAATCTGGTCAGTGCACGTGCCCGGCAGCAGGGAATTGAAATCATCGTCCGACCGTGTGAGGTTCCCCTCATGGTCGATGGAGATACCGAGAAGCTACATCAGGTACTTGTCAATCTGTTGATTAATGCCATCGAAGCGATGCCCGATGGAGGACAGTTGACGATCGAGGCCAGAATCGTAGAAAGAACGCATTGCCGACTCTCGGGAGAAATGGTGGTCGAACTTGGAAATTGCGGAACCAGGATGGCGCAAATTGTCGTAAAGGATACTGGCGAAGGGATCTCGCCCGATGTCCTGCCGCGATTGTTTGAGCCGTTTGCGACGACCAAGGACCGGGGTACAGGTCTCGGGCTGGCAGTGTCGCATCGGATCGCTGAAGAGCATCACGGAACGATCAGTGCCAGAAACGGGGAGACGGGCGGTGCCCAGTTTACCCTCTGTATTCCGATCATCGAATTTGAAGTCTCGGGCCCCTCGTCGAGACGTACCGATCATGAGATGGCAACCTCTTGA
- a CDS encoding sigma-54-dependent transcriptional regulator — MTKFNILIVEDQPRERDALARFLKTEGMNPLTAKNHAEALAFLSESVDVVICDLRLGQQSGVDLLHIWKAQRPTTPFVIVTAYGEVSSAVEAIKLGAEDYLTKPLNPDNLMLLLRRLIQNNPAPSVTEPESERRERLTGIIGQSPQMQDVVERVERVARTDGLVLILGESGTGKELVASAIHRLSRRANGPFVAVNVAALPESLIESELFGSVKGAFTGAAEDRIGRFEAAHEGTLFIDEIGDFPLASQAKLLRVLENLKVTPVGSNTDRDVDVRVVAATSRNLPEMIKQNLFREDLFYRLHVLTIDLPPLRQRPGDIAKLTDRFLHESRERHDRMNVQLAPELREFFIGYNWPGNVRQLRNTIENMVVMGKHDVLTQEDLPAYFTGYPASKPFVSSSDGELQEIERVAIQAALDRFHGNRTHAAEALGISVRTLQRKLKVLQSGQDQD, encoded by the coding sequence ATGACAAAATTCAACATTCTGATTGTCGAAGACCAGCCACGGGAGCGCGATGCGCTGGCCCGTTTTCTCAAGACTGAAGGGATGAATCCCCTCACTGCGAAAAATCACGCGGAGGCCCTGGCGTTTCTTTCGGAATCCGTGGATGTGGTCATCTGCGATCTCAGGCTCGGCCAGCAAAGTGGAGTTGATCTGCTGCATATCTGGAAAGCCCAGCGCCCTACGACACCTTTTGTCATTGTGACGGCATATGGGGAAGTCAGCTCTGCCGTCGAAGCGATCAAGCTTGGTGCAGAAGATTACCTGACGAAGCCGCTCAATCCCGACAACCTGATGCTGCTTTTGCGACGTCTCATCCAGAACAACCCTGCCCCCTCGGTGACTGAACCCGAATCGGAACGACGTGAAAGATTGACGGGAATCATCGGCCAGTCACCTCAGATGCAGGATGTGGTGGAACGCGTCGAACGAGTCGCCCGCACTGATGGGCTGGTATTGATTCTAGGTGAATCGGGTACCGGGAAAGAACTGGTTGCTTCCGCCATCCATCGATTGAGCCGTCGGGCTAACGGTCCATTCGTCGCCGTCAATGTCGCTGCTCTCCCGGAAAGTCTGATCGAATCAGAACTGTTTGGCAGTGTCAAAGGTGCCTTCACAGGAGCGGCAGAAGATCGGATTGGGCGATTCGAAGCTGCTCACGAAGGAACGTTGTTCATCGACGAAATCGGCGATTTCCCACTTGCGTCGCAGGCGAAATTACTGCGAGTCCTGGAGAACCTGAAGGTGACTCCCGTGGGAAGCAACACAGACCGCGATGTGGACGTCAGAGTCGTTGCCGCAACGAGCCGTAACCTTCCCGAGATGATCAAGCAGAATCTCTTCCGAGAAGACCTCTTCTACCGGCTGCATGTGCTGACCATCGATCTTCCCCCATTACGCCAGCGGCCAGGTGACATTGCCAAGTTGACAGACAGGTTTCTTCACGAAAGTCGCGAGCGACATGACCGGATGAATGTGCAACTCGCCCCGGAACTGCGGGAGTTTTTTATTGGCTACAACTGGCCCGGAAATGTACGACAGCTTAGAAATACGATTGAAAACATGGTCGTCATGGGCAAGCACGACGTTCTCACCCAGGAAGACCTTCCAGCCTACTTTACCGGTTACCCTGCATCCAAACCGTTCGTATCGTCGAGCGATGGCGAGTTGCAGGAAATTGAGCGAGTGGCCATTCAAGCCGCTCTCGATCGATTTCACGGAAACCGGACGCACGCTGCAGAAGCGTTGGGAATCTCCGTCAGAACCCTGCAGCGAAAGCTCAAAGTACTTCAGTCGGGACAGGACCAGGACTAA
- a CDS encoding sensor histidine kinase yields MVFAISILAILLCLVIGVQRQTITRLKQESLKSESQRLLELNQLMVGLAHEVRNPLNSIRLNLYTADRVFRGDAQLASEEITAMLGESVREIERVDGLMNLLLGYARADDLEVNTVDLRREIHSVAAFMEPTLQASRINLKLSVPAKGEFLTRAGRGHVRQVLLNLLSNSKEAIPETGGKIEIDLKQHQQMVEVNVTDSGSGISAAHRDLIFAPFYSTKEQSSGLGLAITRSLMERAGGTVNCVRLDRGQCQFRVRWPAHRNQSRE; encoded by the coding sequence TTGGTTTTCGCGATTTCAATTCTGGCGATTCTGCTCTGTTTGGTCATTGGGGTTCAGCGGCAGACAATCACCCGATTGAAGCAGGAATCATTAAAATCAGAATCACAGCGGTTGCTGGAACTGAACCAGTTGATGGTCGGTCTCGCGCACGAGGTCCGTAATCCTTTAAACTCAATCCGCCTGAATCTCTACACCGCTGACCGAGTCTTCCGGGGCGATGCGCAACTCGCCTCCGAAGAGATTACCGCGATGCTGGGCGAGTCCGTTCGTGAGATTGAACGGGTGGATGGTCTGATGAACCTGCTTCTTGGGTACGCGCGTGCGGACGATTTGGAAGTGAACACCGTTGATCTGCGCCGCGAGATTCACAGTGTCGCGGCTTTCATGGAACCGACGCTTCAGGCGAGCAGGATCAACCTGAAGCTTTCGGTTCCGGCCAAGGGGGAGTTCCTGACTCGCGCAGGTCGTGGTCACGTAAGACAGGTACTGCTCAATCTGCTTTCCAATTCGAAAGAGGCAATCCCTGAAACCGGAGGAAAGATTGAAATCGACCTGAAGCAACATCAGCAGATGGTCGAAGTCAACGTCACGGACAGTGGGAGCGGTATCTCAGCGGCGCACCGGGATCTCATCTTCGCTCCCTTCTATTCGACGAAAGAGCAGTCATCAGGTCTCGGTCTGGCCATCACACGGAGTCTGATGGAACGGGCAGGGGGGACGGTGAATTGTGTGCGACTTGACCGCGGGCAATGTCAATTTCGAGTCAGATGGCCAGCCCATCGCAATCAATCACGTGAGTGA
- a CDS encoding glycosyltransferase, producing the protein MRSPRILMISTHGYVAAQPELGRPDTGGQVVYVREMSKALAHCGFEVDILTRRFEGQPASEQVAKGVRILRCAYGGNDFLPKEVLAQYVPQLLDAYFQDPHFQDKCYQLISSHYWDAGVAGVKLAKRLGVPHVHTPHSMGLLKRQNRAWGDAGESTADHLTERIQQERVIYHRADLVLSTAAEQTRCLSECDEYNVPSQKVEQIPPGLDDHVFYQLKDSRRMAIKRDLGWDSPTVFSAGRLATSKGYDLLIQSFPAVVKRIPDATLVLAIGGVTRSREENELLVSLKNLAREVGVREHVRFTVCVDQQRLADYYRAADVFVLGSRNEPFGMTAVEAMACGTPTIVSTRGGLWEELTWGHDCIYCDPQDTEALSQAICSPLLHPRIRQQLSFNGSITARSRYTWKKVAHRFLTKCVNCGWIASTTGVELTR; encoded by the coding sequence ATGAGATCACCTCGTATATTGATGATTTCTACCCACGGATATGTGGCGGCTCAACCCGAACTGGGACGGCCTGACACGGGTGGGCAAGTCGTCTATGTCCGAGAGATGTCAAAAGCACTCGCTCACTGCGGTTTTGAAGTGGATATTCTCACACGGCGATTCGAGGGTCAGCCGGCATCTGAGCAAGTCGCAAAAGGAGTTCGCATTCTTCGTTGTGCCTATGGCGGCAATGATTTTCTGCCCAAGGAAGTCCTGGCGCAATATGTTCCTCAGCTGCTTGACGCTTATTTTCAAGATCCACATTTTCAGGATAAGTGCTATCAGCTGATTAGCAGTCACTACTGGGATGCGGGAGTAGCCGGAGTCAAGCTGGCGAAACGACTGGGGGTCCCCCATGTTCATACACCGCACTCGATGGGACTTCTTAAGCGACAAAATCGCGCATGGGGTGACGCCGGTGAATCGACCGCGGATCATCTGACCGAGAGAATTCAGCAGGAGCGTGTGATTTACCACCGTGCGGACCTGGTCCTCTCGACCGCCGCAGAGCAAACCCGCTGTCTGTCGGAATGCGATGAATACAACGTGCCAAGTCAAAAAGTGGAACAGATCCCTCCAGGTCTGGATGATCATGTCTTTTATCAGCTCAAGGACAGCAGGCGCATGGCGATCAAGCGAGACCTGGGATGGGACTCGCCTACGGTCTTTTCGGCGGGGCGGCTCGCGACGAGCAAAGGATACGACCTGTTAATCCAGTCATTTCCGGCGGTCGTCAAGCGAATCCCCGATGCCACGCTGGTTCTCGCCATTGGTGGGGTAACGCGGTCGCGAGAAGAAAACGAGTTACTTGTATCGCTGAAGAATCTGGCGCGCGAGGTGGGGGTGCGGGAACACGTCCGATTCACAGTGTGCGTAGACCAGCAGCGGTTGGCGGACTACTACCGCGCCGCAGATGTATTTGTGCTGGGGAGTCGGAACGAACCCTTTGGAATGACGGCGGTCGAAGCGATGGCGTGTGGAACGCCGACGATTGTCTCGACGCGTGGCGGACTCTGGGAAGAGCTGACGTGGGGACACGACTGCATTTATTGTGATCCCCAGGACACCGAGGCATTATCGCAGGCGATCTGCTCCCCGCTGCTTCATCCCAGAATTCGACAGCAGCTCTCGTTCAATGGCAGCATTACCGCACGCTCGCGATACACCTGGAAGAAAGTTGCTCATCGATTTTTGACGAAGTGCGTCAATTGCGGATGGATCGCCAGTACGACGGGCGTAGAACTCACGCGGTAA
- a CDS encoding ATP-binding protein: MDNNADLESSTSKKGTNPDQPSLKFVKKRAGEAMSDDQSHPGALDHRTKDLEHPLHDVTGDVKTELKDSRLLALAGEIISTIQQPYVILDRELRLRLGNSAFHANFSVDEKDARNEVLFRLANGQWDLPPVRSMLERVLKQREPVDNIQVEYISPQAQRCTVRMTARPFPVDADRLDLVLLAIEIVNVDSTSQAFDVTGERPSELGMQTPQKDEFLALLSHELRNPMAPIASALELLGLQPNESKTQQHARAIIERQVRQLKRVIDDLQEVSRMSRGAIQIEKVRCPLREIVDNAIEDVRPLLEQFGHQFEISIQPQSIWLEADPARLEQVLANLLSNAAKFTNPGGRVSLTVGATGDQCEIHVADTGVGIDPELIPRIFESFTTGNRLHDRTNGGLGIGLSLAKRLVELHGGRINVISTPGQGSDFGFFLPLSASPQHRMVVRGKETKGRVDSSLKVMIVDDNEDGAQTLGMLLLQLGYEALTVHDGPTSIEAALDYRPDVIILDIGLPGLNGYEVAKKLRQQPEFEKVLIVAMTGYGDDNDRQRSIESGINHHLIKPSDFEKLQRILDEFVK, encoded by the coding sequence ATGGATAACAACGCTGATCTCGAATCGTCCACATCGAAGAAGGGAACCAATCCTGATCAACCATCGCTCAAATTCGTCAAGAAGCGTGCGGGTGAGGCAATGAGCGACGACCAATCTCACCCAGGTGCTCTGGACCATCGGACAAAGGATCTGGAGCACCCCCTCCATGATGTGACAGGCGACGTCAAAACCGAATTAAAGGATTCTCGATTACTCGCGCTGGCAGGCGAGATCATTTCCACGATTCAACAGCCGTACGTGATTCTGGATCGGGAACTGCGGTTGCGACTCGGGAACTCGGCATTCCATGCCAACTTTTCCGTCGACGAGAAAGATGCCCGGAATGAGGTTCTGTTTCGTCTTGCGAATGGGCAATGGGATCTACCCCCCGTCCGATCCATGTTGGAACGCGTTCTCAAACAACGTGAGCCAGTAGATAACATTCAGGTTGAGTACATTTCGCCGCAGGCACAAAGGTGTACTGTACGAATGACCGCTCGTCCGTTTCCAGTGGATGCCGATCGCCTTGATCTGGTGTTGCTCGCGATTGAGATAGTCAATGTGGACTCAACAAGTCAGGCATTCGACGTCACAGGTGAGCGACCGAGTGAACTCGGGATGCAGACTCCGCAGAAGGACGAATTTCTTGCACTGTTGAGCCACGAATTACGAAATCCGATGGCCCCCATTGCCAGTGCCCTCGAACTTCTGGGACTTCAACCCAATGAAAGCAAGACTCAGCAGCATGCACGAGCAATCATCGAACGACAGGTCAGACAATTAAAGCGGGTCATCGACGACTTGCAGGAGGTATCTCGCATGTCGAGAGGGGCGATTCAGATCGAGAAGGTTCGCTGCCCCCTGCGTGAAATTGTCGACAACGCTATCGAAGATGTCCGCCCCCTTCTGGAGCAGTTCGGTCATCAGTTTGAAATCTCCATTCAACCGCAGTCGATCTGGCTGGAGGCTGACCCTGCACGGTTAGAACAAGTTCTTGCCAACCTCCTTTCCAATGCGGCAAAATTTACGAACCCCGGTGGGAGAGTGTCATTGACCGTAGGTGCGACTGGGGACCAATGCGAAATCCACGTCGCCGATACGGGCGTCGGGATCGACCCTGAATTAATTCCTCGAATCTTCGAGTCGTTTACTACGGGGAATCGGCTGCACGACCGAACCAACGGTGGTTTAGGCATCGGTTTGTCACTGGCCAAACGGCTGGTGGAACTGCACGGTGGCCGAATCAACGTCATCAGTACCCCGGGTCAAGGAAGTGATTTTGGATTTTTCCTGCCGTTATCCGCTTCCCCTCAACATCGGATGGTGGTGCGCGGTAAGGAAACGAAGGGCCGCGTGGACTCGTCCCTCAAGGTGATGATCGTCGATGATAACGAAGATGGTGCGCAGACGCTGGGAATGCTGTTATTGCAGTTGGGCTATGAAGCGCTGACGGTGCATGATGGTCCGACATCGATCGAAGCAGCTCTCGATTACCGGCCCGACGTCATCATACTGGATATAGGCTTGCCAGGACTGAACGGGTACGAGGTGGCCAAGAAGTTGCGGCAACAGCCCGAGTTTGAAAAAGTGTTGATCGTGGCGATGACCGGTTACGGCGACGATAATGACCGACAAAGATCCATCGAATCGGGTATAAATCATCATTTGATCAAGCCATCTGACTTTGAAAAGCTCCAGCGGATACTCGACGAGTTTGTAAAGTAA
- a CDS encoding protein kinase: protein MSNDSQINELIEEILDSDRTPEEVCVELPELLGEVKARLRKVRAFEAELDSLFPSTAIEESTSPVNLGETGLPRIPGYDVQAVLGAGGMGVVYKAVHLQLNRVVALKMLLSGQYASRQEHARFLREAEAVARLKHQNIVQIYDIGDVDGRPYFTMEYVEGGNLSEKIARSPRPVTESAQMIATLANAVHAAHQSEIIHRDIKPANVLLNRDGTPKINDFGLARRLNTDDGLTHTGARMGTPSYMAPEQMTGDPTAVGPAIDIFALGAILYEMLTGEPPFKGTTLSDTERRLTSVDPDPPSRRNAKVPRDLETICLKCLEKDPIRRFATAGELAEDLARFLRHEPIRARPVSRIERCARWIRRNPLPTTLAVTGILLIGLIIIDSLQNGALVASRLAEKSRLTARLESGVQLIQEGRLAEARAILEKLGDGGAGDLRQRIDQAVSDLSLVESLDSVGIKRSMVLKGTDGDRVNRLNAAANYATLFSMAGWGDVGTESKQAGQRIRSSEIRSLLVTFLEDWAVCEADARKRRWVLEVIREADIAPSSWSLRLRDPENWNHVDALQTLEQSAPEAGRPVQSLRVLGDRMEAGGLDTVPFLTQVQDDHPDSFLANLVLANSLHSVNAPEAIRFYQAALAIRPKSATAHNNLGVALSILGRSTEALSHYKHALETDLKSVSIPYNMGLELLESGRAPEAIPYLETATRLAPALYETYVHLATALLEVGRPSDARDLLESILTATPSGSAIRSRLDQLVEQCQQALSLPPD from the coding sequence TTGTCGAATGACTCACAAATCAATGAATTGATTGAAGAGATTCTCGACTCGGATCGGACACCCGAAGAAGTCTGTGTCGAACTTCCGGAGTTGCTGGGGGAAGTCAAAGCACGCCTGCGGAAAGTACGAGCTTTTGAAGCCGAGCTCGATTCGCTTTTTCCGTCAACGGCGATTGAAGAGAGTACGTCCCCGGTAAATCTCGGCGAGACGGGGCTCCCCAGAATCCCGGGTTACGACGTGCAAGCTGTGCTTGGTGCGGGCGGAATGGGGGTTGTGTATAAGGCAGTGCACCTGCAATTGAATCGGGTGGTCGCGCTAAAAATGCTGCTGTCGGGACAGTACGCCAGTCGGCAGGAACACGCAAGATTTCTGCGCGAGGCCGAGGCGGTTGCGCGGCTAAAGCATCAGAACATTGTTCAGATTTACGACATTGGCGATGTTGACGGGAGGCCCTATTTTACGATGGAGTACGTAGAGGGGGGCAATCTCTCAGAGAAGATTGCCCGTTCACCCCGACCCGTGACCGAGTCTGCGCAGATGATCGCGACTTTGGCGAATGCGGTCCATGCGGCCCACCAGTCTGAAATCATTCATCGTGACATCAAGCCGGCGAATGTCCTGCTGAATAGAGACGGTACTCCCAAGATCAATGATTTCGGACTGGCGCGGCGTCTTAATACGGACGATGGACTGACTCATACAGGTGCGCGGATGGGAACGCCCAGCTACATGGCTCCCGAACAGATGACGGGCGATCCGACCGCCGTCGGCCCCGCAATCGACATCTTCGCCTTGGGGGCGATCCTCTACGAAATGCTGACGGGTGAGCCCCCCTTCAAGGGGACCACTCTCTCAGACACGGAGCGCCGTCTGACAAGTGTCGATCCTGATCCGCCGTCGCGCCGAAATGCGAAAGTGCCGCGAGACCTGGAAACGATCTGCTTGAAATGTCTGGAGAAAGACCCCATACGGCGATTTGCGACGGCAGGCGAGTTGGCTGAAGACCTTGCTCGATTTCTCAGGCATGAACCGATTCGAGCACGACCCGTCAGTCGAATCGAGCGGTGTGCTCGCTGGATTCGTCGTAACCCCTTGCCTACCACTCTTGCGGTTACGGGGATTTTGTTGATTGGACTGATCATCATCGACTCGCTCCAAAATGGGGCACTCGTTGCGAGTCGACTTGCAGAAAAAAGCCGGTTGACGGCTCGCTTGGAATCGGGGGTGCAACTGATTCAGGAGGGACGATTGGCCGAGGCACGTGCCATTCTGGAGAAGCTTGGAGACGGGGGGGCAGGTGATTTGAGGCAGCGGATCGACCAGGCTGTTTCGGATCTATCTCTGGTTGAGAGCCTCGATTCCGTAGGAATCAAGCGATCTATGGTGCTCAAGGGAACTGACGGTGACCGCGTGAATCGTTTGAATGCTGCTGCGAACTATGCCACATTGTTTTCGATGGCGGGGTGGGGAGACGTCGGCACAGAGTCGAAGCAGGCCGGACAACGGATTCGCAGCTCTGAAATTCGTTCACTTCTGGTGACATTTCTTGAGGACTGGGCCGTGTGTGAAGCGGATGCCCGCAAGAGACGATGGGTGCTGGAAGTAATTCGAGAAGCTGATATCGCGCCATCTTCCTGGAGTCTGCGTTTACGCGATCCAGAGAACTGGAATCACGTTGACGCGCTTCAAACACTTGAGCAATCTGCCCCGGAAGCAGGGCGACCTGTGCAATCATTGAGGGTTCTGGGTGATCGAATGGAGGCGGGTGGTCTGGATACGGTTCCGTTCCTGACACAAGTTCAGGATGATCACCCCGACAGCTTTCTGGCGAATCTGGTCTTGGCAAATTCCCTGCATTCGGTCAACGCCCCGGAGGCAATTCGGTTCTACCAGGCGGCACTCGCCATTCGTCCCAAGTCGGCGACGGCACATAATAATCTGGGAGTAGCGCTTTCGATTCTGGGGCGATCAACGGAGGCTCTCAGCCACTATAAGCACGCACTCGAAACCGACCTGAAGTCGGTATCGATTCCGTATAATATGGGACTGGAATTGCTGGAGTCGGGGCGTGCGCCAGAAGCGATTCCTTATCTGGAAACTGCCACTCGCCTGGCACCAGCACTGTATGAGACCTACGTGCATCTGGCGACGGCCCTCCTCGAGGTTGGCCGTCCCTCTGATGCCCGTGATTTGCTGGAATCGATCCTCACTGCGACACCATCCGGGTCAGCCATCAGGAGTCGACTCGATCAATTGGTGGAGCAATGTCAGCAGGCACTGTCTCTTCCTCCCGATTGA
- a CDS encoding sigma-54-dependent transcriptional regulator, translating to MESLLVIDDEAGICKTIQNVLQSSTLRILTASTAAEGLSILREELPYVVLLDIRLGKQSGLDLFDQIHEIHPKALIIFITGHGTADTAIEAMKVGAFDYLVKPLDLDQLTQVVEQALKIGRLMHAAAAIDDDTSADDASDRLVGNGPSMQSICKQIGRTAPQDVNVLILGESGTGKELVARALYQHSRRNQAPFLAINCAAIPETLLESELFGHEKGAFTGADRRRVGKFEQCHRGTLFLDEVGDMPLATQAKILRLLQDGQFQRVGGNETLTVDVRVIAATNQNLEAMIEEGRFRRDLYYRLRGVTLHMPALRDRIDDIPELAHYFLFRFNRQLGTAVQSISQESLERLQSYRWPGNIRELQSVIRESLIVSTGPTLLPEFLSIELHGEPPAEPEPVETILNVNNDAWRNLGTVVEKLMTEGKSDVYRQSLLYFDRLLVSQAMKISKGMQSHAAEILGLSRPTLRAKIRAMVAEDARTDATPNGI from the coding sequence ATGGAATCGCTTTTGGTAATCGACGATGAAGCGGGAATTTGCAAAACAATTCAAAACGTGCTCCAAAGCAGCACCCTGCGCATCCTGACCGCTTCGACTGCAGCGGAAGGACTCAGCATTCTCCGCGAAGAATTGCCTTATGTTGTTCTGCTCGATATTCGCCTTGGGAAACAATCTGGACTGGACCTGTTCGATCAGATTCACGAAATCCACCCCAAGGCCCTTATCATTTTCATCACGGGGCATGGGACAGCGGATACTGCGATTGAAGCGATGAAGGTGGGGGCCTTCGACTACCTGGTCAAGCCGCTTGATCTCGATCAACTGACCCAGGTTGTGGAACAGGCGCTCAAAATCGGCCGGCTGATGCATGCCGCCGCAGCCATCGATGATGACACCTCGGCTGACGATGCGTCTGACCGACTGGTGGGGAACGGCCCTTCCATGCAGTCCATCTGCAAGCAGATCGGGCGGACGGCTCCTCAGGACGTCAACGTATTGATCCTCGGTGAAAGCGGCACTGGTAAGGAACTTGTTGCACGCGCCCTCTACCAGCACAGTCGCCGGAACCAGGCACCTTTTCTGGCGATCAATTGTGCCGCCATCCCCGAAACACTGCTGGAGAGTGAACTGTTCGGTCACGAAAAAGGGGCCTTCACAGGGGCTGATCGCAGACGGGTGGGAAAGTTTGAGCAGTGTCATCGCGGAACGCTCTTCCTGGACGAAGTCGGTGATATGCCGCTGGCAACGCAGGCCAAAATCTTGCGGCTCTTGCAGGATGGTCAGTTCCAGCGTGTCGGTGGAAACGAAACACTCACCGTCGACGTCCGGGTAATCGCTGCAACCAATCAGAACCTTGAAGCGATGATTGAAGAAGGTCGCTTCCGCCGCGACCTGTACTATCGGCTACGCGGTGTTACCCTGCACATGCCGGCGCTGCGGGACCGGATCGACGACATTCCCGAACTGGCTCACTATTTCCTATTCCGATTTAACCGCCAGCTTGGCACCGCCGTTCAGTCGATTTCGCAAGAATCGCTTGAGCGGCTGCAGTCTTATCGCTGGCCGGGCAATATCCGGGAACTCCAGAGCGTGATTCGCGAATCGCTCATTGTTTCCACCGGCCCGACGCTGCTTCCCGAGTTTCTGTCGATCGAACTGCATGGTGAGCCACCCGCAGAGCCCGAACCGGTCGAAACCATTCTGAACGTCAACAACGATGCCTGGAGAAATCTGGGGACCGTTGTCGAAAAGTTGATGACAGAAGGTAAGTCAGACGTCTACCGTCAGTCGCTACTCTACTTCGATCGGCTACTGGTAAGTCAGGCGATGAAGATATCGAAGGGCATGCAGTCGCACGCTGCTGAAATTCTGGGGCTGAGCCGCCCTACGTTGCGGGCAAAAATCCGAGCCATGGTGGCCGAAGACGCCAGAACGGACGCGACACCGAACGGGATTTAG